The following DNA comes from Phaeobacter inhibens DSM 16374.
TTGAAATCCAGACATTGGCTGGGCCAAAGCCATGGGATGTTCTCTATCGTTGGGCTGAAGAGACGCTATCTCTGGAAGGGCAGGAGTGGATCGCCTCGCTAATGCTGGAACCTTATGGCGGATTGGTCGATGGATTTGCCGAAGATATGTCGGCAGACAATACCGCCACCTTCCGCATTGCTGGCGCGATGACGATTGGAGATTTGCGCAAAATCCTCTGCGACGTCTACGCATGGGCAATCGATACCAACTGGCAGACGCCGGCGAACAAGGCACGTGCCTGGTATGTCTCGGAAGAGAAGCTCGAACCTCGGTTGGGTGAACGCTTCGAGGAGCCGATCGAAGAATATGAGCAGCCGCTGGCACCGGGTCGTGATGCAGCCATGTTGTATCAGGCCCTCGCCCATTGGCCGGACGAGGCTCAGGTCGCCGATTTCCTGCTGCGCCATTCGGAGCATCGCCACGTCCTGCGGAGGGCCCAGATCGTCGGGCGCGCGCCCTATGCGGAAATTCGCGACAACACGATTTCAGATCAGGTGCTCCCCATCGATATGCTGCGCTGCAAGCTGGCTTTTTTCGGGGCAACCAAGTTTGATCCCCGGTCGGATCGCTGGGTGCGGATCTGTATGTATGGCAACGCCCCGCTTCCCACTGAGTTAACCGCAGAGAACGCGGAATTTTGGGTGTTTCCTGAATTGGAAGAGGGTGCGGCATGAGCCATTCGTTGAATGAAATTGAGGCCATGAGCAAGCGCGCTGCCCGCGGGGCTGGTCTCTCATGGGGGCTGGCGGAAGAGGCTGCCAAGGGCACCCGCTGGCTGTCGTCCTTTGGCTTTCCCGGCACCGAAATGCTGGCGGGTCTTCTGACCATGAATGACCGCATTCCCTCGATTGATGTCTCGCCTGTTTCGTTGCGGGCAGAGATCTGGCACGCGCCCGCCCGCAGGATGAGCCCGCTGATTGCCGGCGCTGCGCTGAGCGATTGCGCTGTGCGCCTGTTGGAGCGCGGCCGGATCACGATGGAAAATGTGAATTTTCCCTTGCTGGCTGTCCCCTTTATGGGCGGGGCTGCATTGAGACTGGGGCGCCCGGTTGCTGCTGAATGGGATGGCGTGCGGCTTGCCACCGATGGCAAGCGGCTCTGCGTGCAGGGTGACAGCGAGGCCTTTCTTACACGGCTGGCGGATCAGATGGTGTTTTACGCTCCGGCAGATATGACGGGCCAGCAGGAACCGGTCATGCGTGCCGATGTGTCAGAGGAAAGCTGGGAACAGCTGGCTAAATTCGCACATCGCACATTTGCCCCCGCAACCGAAGAAAGCCGTTTGCGCGGCGCCGGCGCGGGTCTCAGCGACAACGATTGACGAAACCTATTGGGGCGCAGGTCCACCCTGTGCGCTCCGCATATGCATAACAGAAAGACCGACATGACTGCGACAGAAACCCTGACCCTTGCCGAAATAGAAGATCTGGCCTTCCGTGCGCTGGTTAAGGCTGGCACCTCTGAGGCCAACGCACGCCCCTTGGCTGTCGCCACAGCCATGACCGAAGCCGATGGCGTTGCCTCGCACGGGCTGGCCTATATCCCGATCTACGCTCAACATGTGGAATGCGGCAAGGTTGATGGTCAGGCCACCCCCGTTGTCGACCAGCCTCGCCCCGCCGTTGTCACCGTGGATGCGGCTACCGGATTTGCCCATAGCGCGATCGATCAGGGGTTCGAAAAACTGATCCCACTGGCCCGTGAAATGGGGGTTGCGGTTCTGGCAGTGAACAATTCCTACAACTGTGGTGTTCTGGGGGTTCATACCCAACGTCTGGCACAGGCGGGTCTGCTGGGCATCGGTTTCACCAACGCGCCTGCGTCTATTGCTCCATCTGGTGGGGCAAAGCCGGTTGTGGGCACCAACCCGTTTTCGATCGCCGCCCCGGATGCTGACGGCAACGCTGCGTTGCTGATCGACCAATCTGCCAGCACCATCGCCAAAAGCGAGGTGATGAAACACGCCCGTGAAGGCAAACCTGTGCCAGAGGGCTGGGTTTTGGATGCGGATGGCCAACCCACGACCGATCCCGAGGCGGGTCTCAAAGGCTCCATGGTGCCCTCCGGTGGCTACAAAGGGGTCGGTATTGCGCTGACTGTTGAACTGATGGCCGCTGCCATGACCGGTGCGACACTCGGTTCAGTCGCAAGCCCCTTCTCCGGCACTGCGGGCGGCCCTCCGAAAACCGGTCAATTCTTCGTCGCAGTTGATCCGGCGGCAACCGCAGGTGGCGCATTTCAGCAAAGGCTGGCCGACCTCATTGCATCGATCCATGATCAGGATGGTGCGCGCCTGCCCGGCGATGGGCGGCGCGCCTGCCGCATCCGCGCGGCCTCAGACGGTGTCGCCGTCAATGCCGCTCTGTTGGAGAAAGTCCGCGCCCTGCTGTGATATGGCAGATATGCAGCCAACATCCGGCATCGTGGTGTGAGAGAACGAAGTGGAGGCCGAGCGGCCTCCATTTTTCTTTTCTATATTGAGTTTTAACCGCGCAGTATGGCGCCATCGGGATCAAATGGCGGGCGGTCAAGGATCACTGCCCGATGCGGACGACCCAACACCATGACCTCTACCTCGTCACCAGGGCCTGCATCCCGCACAAAGCCAAGCGCCAGAGACATACCAACGCTATAGCCATAGGCGCCGGAGGTTACGCGGCCGATGCCCTTACCATCCTTGAAAATGGGTTCGCCGCCTGTCGCATCTGCATTGGAGGCAGCGGTCTCTGCCTCGTCCAGATGCAACAACACCAGCTGTTCGCGTGCCGGTTTTTTTAACACGTCTTCGGCAGCAGCTTTGTTCAGGAACTCTTTCTGCAGCTTGCAAAGCCGGCCCAAGCCAACCTCCTGCGGCCAGTATTCCGGACTGTATTCCCGACTCCAGGAGCCATAGCCCTTTTCGACACGCAGGGACATCAAGGCCCGGCTGCCAACGGGACCTGCCCCAAATTCCTCACCCGCCGCTAACAGGGCCGCATAAAGGCGTTGTTGATCTTCGCTTTTGCAATGCAGCTCCCAACCCAGGTCGCCGGTAAAGGACACCCTTAGCGCCAATACCTCAACGCCAGCAAGATCGATCATCGCCGACCGCATGAAAGGGAAGTCTTCCGTCGCAAGTGAGGTATTGGTCAGCCGCTGCAACATCTCGCGCGACTTGGGGCCGGCGACGTTAAAACCGCAGATCGCCTCCGTCCGGGGCTGAAATGTTGTTCCCTCAGGCAGCGGCACCGCCTTGAAGAACCGCTTGTGGTAGCGTTCGGCCATGCCAGACCCGATGATCCAGAATGCGTCTTCGGCCACGCGCGTCACAGTGAAATCCCCGGCAATCCCGCCGCGTTTCGAGATCAGAGGCGTCAGACAGGAGCGACCCACAGCTTTAGGCATAGTGTTCGCAAAAACCGCGTTCAGCCAGGTTTCCGCATCCGGCCCTGCACAGCGGTATTTCGCAAAGTTGGAGATGTCGATAATGCCTGCGCGGCTGCGCAGCATCCGGCATTCCGCGGCCACCGGTTCCCACCAGTTTTGGCGGGTAAACCCATTGGTGTCCTTGGCTCCGGGAGCTGTGGCAAACCAGAGCGGATGCTCCCAACCGGCATTGAGACCAAAAACCGCGCCCATTTCAGCCTGTAGCGCATAAATCGGACGGGCCCGTGCCGGACGGCCTGCACTGCGCTC
Coding sequences within:
- a CDS encoding Ldh family oxidoreductase — translated: MTATETLTLAEIEDLAFRALVKAGTSEANARPLAVATAMTEADGVASHGLAYIPIYAQHVECGKVDGQATPVVDQPRPAVVTVDAATGFAHSAIDQGFEKLIPLAREMGVAVLAVNNSYNCGVLGVHTQRLAQAGLLGIGFTNAPASIAPSGGAKPVVGTNPFSIAAPDADGNAALLIDQSASTIAKSEVMKHAREGKPVPEGWVLDADGQPTTDPEAGLKGSMVPSGGYKGVGIALTVELMAAAMTGATLGSVASPFSGTAGGPPKTGQFFVAVDPAATAGGAFQQRLADLIASIHDQDGARLPGDGRRACRIRAASDGVAVNAALLEKVRALL
- a CDS encoding DUF3726 domain-containing protein codes for the protein MSHSLNEIEAMSKRAARGAGLSWGLAEEAAKGTRWLSSFGFPGTEMLAGLLTMNDRIPSIDVSPVSLRAEIWHAPARRMSPLIAGAALSDCAVRLLERGRITMENVNFPLLAVPFMGGAALRLGRPVAAEWDGVRLATDGKRLCVQGDSEAFLTRLADQMVFYAPADMTGQQEPVMRADVSEESWEQLAKFAHRTFAPATEESRLRGAGAGLSDND